From a single Anaerolineales bacterium genomic region:
- a CDS encoding response regulator transcription factor: MTIRILLVDDHAVVRSGLSKFLMVNKDLKLVGEASDGAEAVQMVALHKPDIVLMDLLMPGMDGIAATREIHKKYPQVKVIALTSFAEQNMVQGALQAGAVGYLQKNVTAKELGIAIRAACEGRMTLSAEAAQVLANSVAQPQIPGGQLTERERDVLKCMVDGLNNNEIAERLVVSLGTVKFHISNIFHKLGVDSRVEAVKLALEQRLV; this comes from the coding sequence ATGACTATTCGAATCCTTCTGGTGGACGACCATGCCGTTGTGCGCAGCGGACTATCGAAGTTCCTCATGGTGAATAAAGATCTGAAACTGGTTGGCGAGGCATCCGACGGCGCCGAGGCAGTGCAGATGGTCGCGCTTCACAAACCCGATATCGTGCTGATGGATCTGTTGATGCCCGGCATGGACGGCATTGCCGCCACGCGCGAAATCCACAAGAAATATCCGCAGGTGAAGGTCATTGCATTAACCAGCTTCGCCGAACAGAACATGGTGCAGGGCGCCTTGCAGGCGGGCGCGGTCGGTTATCTGCAAAAGAACGTCACCGCCAAAGAATTGGGGATCGCCATCCGTGCGGCGTGCGAAGGCAGGATGACGCTTTCAGCGGAAGCCGCGCAAGTGCTGGCGAACTCCGTGGCACAACCACAGATCCCCGGCGGGCAGTTGACCGAACGTGAACGCGACGTGCTCAAATGCATGGTGGATGGACTGAATAACAACGAGATCGCCGAAAGGCTGGTCGTCAGCCTCGGCACGGTTAAATTTCACATCTCAAACATCTTCCACAAACTCGGCGTGGACAGCCGCGTCGAAGCCGTCAAACTGGCTCTCGAACAAAGGCTGGTGTAA